Proteins encoded within one genomic window of Pigmentiphaga sp. H8:
- a CDS encoding PRC-barrel domain-containing protein: MAQIDSTAARQQGGAGIVGKGSATADGPGPHIMAASTLDGNKVYSADDVHVGSIKDIMLDVSAGRIAYAVLSSGGFLGMGDKLVAIPWNALTLDTDRKVFILGVAADVVKQAEGFDKDRWPSFADAGWATELHGRYGTEPYWHQRQGERVVIDQPVVNAPRTGFSEGL, from the coding sequence ATGGCACAAATCGACAGCACCGCGGCGCGCCAGCAGGGCGGCGCCGGCATCGTGGGCAAGGGCAGCGCCACGGCCGATGGGCCGGGCCCGCACATCATGGCCGCCTCGACGCTGGACGGCAACAAGGTCTACAGCGCAGACGATGTCCATGTCGGATCGATCAAGGACATCATGCTGGACGTGTCGGCGGGACGCATCGCCTATGCGGTGCTGTCGAGCGGCGGCTTCCTGGGCATGGGGGACAAGCTGGTGGCCATCCCCTGGAACGCGCTGACGCTGGACACCGACCGCAAGGTGTTCATCCTGGGCGTCGCGGCCGATGTGGTGAAGCAGGCCGAAGGTTTCGACAAGGACCGCTGGCCCAGCTTCGCCGACGCGGGCTGGGCCACCGAGTTGCACGGCCGCTACGGCACGGAGCCCTATTGGCACCAGCGCCAGGGCGAACGGGTCGTCATAGACCAGCCGGTGGTGAACGCTCCGCGCACGGGTTTCTCGGAAGGCTTGTAG
- a CDS encoding adenosine deaminase, which produces MTPSQPITPHHLATLLQAMPKAELHLHIEGTLEPELIFALARRNGLDLPYPDIDSLRRAYAFQDLQSFLDLYYAGAAVLQREEDFYDMGMAYFRRAAADNVVHAEIFFDPQTHTVRGVEFGTVIAGLDRARRDARDTLGVSSELIMCFLRHLPQESAFETLAAALPYRDRILGVGLDSGEVGNPPEKFTEVFRRCRELGWHAVAHAGEEGPASYIWSALRDLKAERIDHGVRCLDDPRLVAHLAEHRIPLTVCPLSNVMLKVYPSMERHTLARLLDAGLCVTVNSDDPAYFGGYVNRNYLACFEALPELGARDAYRLARNSLDASFAPETDKQAWRRRLDKAFDGIPTG; this is translated from the coding sequence ATGACTCCGTCCCAGCCCATAACCCCGCACCACCTCGCGACGCTGCTGCAGGCCATGCCCAAGGCCGAGCTGCACCTGCACATCGAAGGCACCCTGGAACCCGAGCTGATCTTTGCGCTGGCGCGGCGCAACGGCCTCGACCTGCCCTACCCCGACATCGACAGCCTGCGCCGGGCCTATGCGTTCCAGGACCTGCAAAGCTTCCTGGACCTGTACTACGCGGGTGCCGCCGTGCTGCAACGCGAGGAAGACTTCTACGACATGGGCATGGCCTACTTCCGGCGCGCCGCGGCGGACAACGTCGTGCATGCCGAGATATTCTTCGACCCGCAGACGCACACGGTGCGCGGCGTGGAATTCGGCACGGTCATCGCCGGCCTGGACCGCGCGCGCCGCGATGCCCGCGACACGCTGGGCGTCAGCAGCGAGCTGATCATGTGCTTCCTGCGCCACCTGCCCCAGGAATCGGCCTTCGAGACCCTGGCGGCGGCGCTGCCCTACCGCGACCGCATCCTGGGCGTGGGGCTGGACAGCGGCGAAGTCGGCAACCCGCCCGAAAAATTCACCGAGGTCTTCCGGCGCTGCCGCGAACTGGGATGGCATGCCGTCGCCCACGCCGGCGAGGAAGGGCCGGCCTCGTACATCTGGAGCGCCCTGCGCGACCTGAAGGCCGAACGCATCGATCACGGCGTGCGCTGCCTGGACGATCCGCGGCTGGTGGCCCACCTGGCCGAGCACCGGATCCCGCTGACCGTCTGCCCGCTGTCCAACGTCATGCTGAAGGTCTATCCCAGCATGGAGCGGCACACCCTCGCGCGGTTGCTGGACGCCGGGCTGTGCGTGACGGTGAACTCCGACGACCCCGCCTATTTCGGCGGCTACGTGAACCGGAACTACCTGGCCTGTTTCGAGGCCCTGCCCGAACTGGGCGCGCGCGACGCGTACCGGCTGGCGCGCAACAGCCTCGACGCGAGCTTCGCGCCCGAAACGGATAAGCAGGCCTGGCGGCGAAGGCTGGACAAGGCCTTCGACGGCATTCCCACGGGCTAG
- a CDS encoding LysR substrate-binding domain-containing protein, producing the protein MTLQQLRDFLAVVEQGSFRQAARILDVSQAGLTNSVKALESSLGGSLLARSGRGVHLTDAGHRLYARAILIDREARRAEDEVRQMHGHETGTVDVAIGPSMTALLLPRVVADFRARFPKVELRLTSGFFEQILPSLQLGQVDFAVTSVPDEGAGGGLVSTPLLQTRLGVVARKGHPMADARSLRELTDCEWVVMGPPGRPGGTIVRFFEDNGLPAPKAAVRCESFAQVMALVNSTDLLALVPRVMLDQGLLGSLVVPVELDEHAHSFEICLVRRAEASLTPAAAAFAAMCESCSRIIAGMGR; encoded by the coding sequence ATGACGCTGCAGCAACTGCGCGACTTTCTGGCCGTGGTGGAGCAGGGCAGCTTCAGGCAGGCCGCCCGTATCCTGGACGTTTCCCAGGCTGGCCTGACCAATAGCGTGAAGGCGCTCGAATCCTCGTTGGGGGGATCCTTGCTCGCCCGTTCGGGGCGCGGGGTCCACCTGACCGACGCCGGCCACCGGCTGTATGCCCGGGCGATCCTGATCGACCGCGAGGCCAGGCGCGCCGAGGACGAGGTGCGGCAGATGCACGGCCACGAGACGGGCACGGTGGACGTGGCGATCGGGCCGTCCATGACCGCGCTGCTGCTGCCGCGCGTGGTGGCGGATTTCCGCGCGCGCTTCCCCAAGGTCGAACTGCGCCTGACCAGCGGTTTCTTCGAGCAGATCCTGCCCTCGCTGCAGCTGGGGCAGGTGGATTTCGCGGTGACGTCGGTGCCGGACGAAGGCGCGGGCGGAGGGCTGGTCAGCACGCCCCTGTTGCAGACGCGCCTGGGCGTGGTGGCCCGCAAGGGGCATCCGATGGCGGATGCCCGGTCGCTGCGCGAACTGACCGACTGCGAATGGGTGGTGATGGGGCCGCCGGGGCGGCCGGGCGGCACGATCGTGCGTTTCTTCGAGGACAACGGTCTGCCCGCGCCCAAGGCCGCGGTGCGCTGTGAATCGTTCGCCCAGGTCATGGCGCTGGTCAATTCCACCGATCTGCTGGCACTGGTCCCGCGCGTGATGCTGGACCAGGGACTGCTGGGCAGCCTCGTGGTGCCGGTCGAACTGGACGAGCACGCGCACAGCTTCGAGATCTGCCTGGTGCGCCGCGCCGAGGCCTCGCTGACGCCCGCCGCGGCCGCCTTCGCCGCGATGTGCGAATCGTGCAGCCGCATCATCGCCGGCATGGGCCGGTAG
- a CDS encoding tripartite tricarboxylate transporter substrate binding protein encodes MRVLAPGRLAAALTAAFALGPPALAADYPSQPVTFVVGYTPGGAIDQSARLIASELAKRWKQSVIVDNKPGANATIAATAVANARPDGYTLLVAASSHNLNKFVNKNLRYDVEKSFTPVALTVEVPNVLVVNAASPYRDLGQLLAALREKKKPFSYSSQGIGGVPHLAGELFKLRTGTDILHVPYKGAAQGMTDLMGGVVDMSFPTPGSAMGYISQGKLRALAVASRERLAQLKDVPTFAEAGVPDYLISTWHGLLAPAGTPPEVVARINADVADILRDPVVQRAMEAQGNLAAKPLTAEEFRAKLSRELSVYGDIASRIDLSGG; translated from the coding sequence ATGCGCGTCCTTGCACCCGGACGGCTCGCGGCCGCACTGACCGCCGCGTTTGCGCTGGGCCCCCCGGCCCTGGCGGCCGACTACCCGTCCCAGCCCGTCACCTTCGTGGTCGGCTACACCCCCGGCGGCGCCATCGACCAGTCCGCCCGCCTGATCGCCAGCGAACTCGCCAAGCGCTGGAAGCAGTCGGTCATCGTCGACAACAAGCCCGGCGCCAACGCCACGATCGCCGCCACGGCGGTGGCCAACGCCCGGCCGGACGGCTATACGCTGCTGGTGGCCGCCAGCAGCCACAACCTCAACAAGTTCGTGAACAAGAATCTGCGCTACGACGTGGAAAAATCGTTCACGCCGGTCGCCCTGACCGTCGAGGTGCCCAACGTGCTGGTGGTGAACGCGGCCTCGCCCTACCGGGACCTGGGCCAGTTGCTGGCCGCGCTGCGCGAGAAGAAGAAGCCGTTCAGCTACAGTTCCCAGGGCATAGGCGGCGTGCCGCACCTGGCGGGGGAACTGTTCAAGCTCCGCACCGGCACCGACATCCTGCACGTACCCTACAAAGGCGCGGCGCAGGGCATGACCGACCTGATGGGCGGCGTCGTCGACATGTCCTTCCCCACCCCGGGCTCGGCCATGGGCTACATCAGCCAGGGCAAGCTGCGGGCGCTGGCCGTGGCCTCCCGCGAGCGGCTGGCGCAGTTGAAGGACGTGCCCACCTTCGCCGAGGCCGGCGTGCCCGATTACCTGATCAGCACCTGGCACGGCCTGCTGGCCCCCGCGGGCACCCCGCCCGAGGTAGTGGCCAGGATCAACGCCGACGTCGCCGACATCCTGCGCGACCCCGTCGTGCAGCGAGCCATGGAAGCGCAAGGCAATCTCGCGGCCAAGCCGCTGACGGCCGAGGAGTTCCGCGCCAAGCTGTCCCGCGAGCTGTCGGTCTACGGCGACATCGCGTCGCGGATAGACCTGAGCGGAGGCTGA
- a CDS encoding protocatechuate 3,4-dioxygenase (extradiol catechol dioxygenase that catalyzes the oxidative cleavage of substituted catechols; part of the bacterial aromatic compound degradation pathway) — MTDASPPPRDWGIDGTYVFDGDRSRQGYPVNKLCMSLTRPENRERFRQDEDAYMASFGLSEAQKRAIRDRDWLELVRLGGNIYYMIKIGATVGAGLYTMGAQMRGQSLDEFLATRQDKGAV, encoded by the coding sequence ATGACGGACGCATCACCCCCGCCCCGGGATTGGGGCATAGACGGCACCTATGTCTTCGACGGCGATCGCAGCCGCCAGGGCTATCCCGTCAACAAGCTGTGCATGTCGCTCACCCGGCCCGAAAACCGCGAACGCTTCCGGCAGGACGAGGACGCCTACATGGCTTCGTTCGGACTGTCCGAGGCCCAGAAGCGGGCCATCCGCGATCGCGACTGGCTGGAACTGGTCAGGCTGGGCGGCAACATCTACTACATGATCAAGATCGGCGCGACGGTGGGAGCCGGGCTCTACACGATGGGCGCGCAGATGCGCGGCCAGAGCCTGGACGAATTCCTCGCCACGCGCCAGGACAAGGGAGCCGTCTGA
- a CDS encoding GyrI-like domain-containing protein — MKSQTRSHYERRLEPVLAWLAARPDQDADLYHLAGLACLSPYHFHRVYRAMLGETVAATVQRVRLMRASAELRRDGRTLDQVARRAGYGSTAAFSRAFSAAFGMPPGRYREDRSPDVIYRSKELTMYPVQIASFPGASLAALPHAGDYLQIGATFDRLFMLAGSRNLLRGEPRSFGVYYDDPEQVAAQDLRSEAGLEVAPGVAVDEPLHRLELPAGRCAVLEHTGPYSELESAYAWLFGGWLPASGEQPADFPVFEEYVNDPKTTPPSDLKTRIYLPLAEVKQEAGAV; from the coding sequence ATGAAATCGCAAACACGCAGCCATTACGAACGACGCCTGGAGCCGGTCCTGGCATGGCTGGCCGCGCGTCCGGACCAGGATGCCGACCTATACCACCTGGCCGGACTGGCCTGCCTGTCGCCGTATCACTTCCACCGGGTCTATCGCGCCATGCTGGGCGAGACCGTGGCGGCCACGGTGCAGCGGGTCAGGCTGATGCGGGCATCGGCGGAGCTGCGCCGGGACGGCCGCACGCTGGACCAGGTCGCGCGGCGGGCGGGCTACGGCTCGACCGCCGCGTTCAGCCGGGCATTCAGCGCGGCGTTCGGCATGCCGCCCGGGCGATATCGCGAGGACCGTTCTCCCGACGTCATCTATCGCAGCAAGGAGCTCACCATGTATCCCGTGCAGATCGCATCTTTTCCCGGCGCCTCCCTGGCGGCCCTGCCGCACGCCGGCGACTATCTCCAGATAGGCGCCACCTTCGACCGCCTGTTCATGCTGGCCGGCAGCCGCAACCTGCTGCGGGGCGAACCGCGCAGCTTCGGCGTGTACTACGACGATCCCGAGCAGGTGGCCGCGCAGGACCTGCGCAGCGAGGCCGGCCTGGAGGTGGCGCCCGGCGTCGCCGTGGATGAGCCCCTGCATCGCCTGGAACTGCCCGCCGGCCGCTGCGCGGTACTCGAACACACCGGGCCGTACAGCGAACTGGAGTCCGCCTATGCATGGCTGTTCGGGGGATGGCTGCCGGCCAGCGGCGAGCAGCCGGCCGACTTCCCGGTGTTCGAGGAATACGTGAACGACCCGAAGACCACCCCGCCGTCCGACCTGAAGACCCGCATCTACCTGCCTCTGGCGGAAGTGAAGCAAGAAGCGGGTGCCGTCTGA
- a CDS encoding 4-hydroxybenzoate 3-monooxygenase, which produces MKTQVGIVGAGPSGLLLAQMLHLAGIDSVILESRPRSYIENRQRAGVLEHGVVRTLADCGVGARLAREGMVHEGIDIRFGETSHRLDVKALSGGQCVTVYPQHEIVKDLVAARLQTGRPLLFEARVASLSDLESSRPRIRFEQEGETRELACDFVAGCDGFHGISRPAIPGDRIDSYGRDYPFAWLGILAEAAPASHEVIYAHHERGFALQSMRSPTVSRLYLQCPVDDDVEQWSDDRIWSELHARFATHDGFRLNEGRIVQKSLTPMRSFVAAPMRHGRLMLAGDAAHIVPPTGAKGLNSAVGDVRVMAAALEAYYRHGDGDLLERYSEIALRRVWKTQRFAASLCTLLHRFHDEPRFHMRMQLAELEQIVEDPRAAELFARNYTGLPFDV; this is translated from the coding sequence ATCAAGACTCAAGTCGGCATCGTCGGCGCCGGCCCCTCCGGACTACTGCTGGCACAGATGCTGCATCTGGCGGGCATCGACTCGGTCATCCTCGAAAGCCGCCCGCGCTCGTACATCGAGAACCGGCAGCGCGCCGGCGTGCTCGAGCACGGCGTGGTGCGGACGCTGGCGGACTGCGGCGTCGGCGCCCGCCTCGCGCGCGAAGGCATGGTCCACGAAGGCATAGACATACGCTTCGGGGAAACCAGCCACCGCCTCGACGTCAAGGCGCTGTCCGGCGGACAGTGCGTCACCGTCTATCCCCAGCATGAAATCGTCAAGGACCTGGTGGCCGCGCGCCTGCAAACGGGCCGGCCGCTCTTGTTCGAGGCGCGGGTGGCCTCGCTGTCCGACCTGGAATCGTCCCGGCCCCGCATCCGCTTCGAGCAGGAAGGCGAAACCCGCGAACTCGCGTGCGACTTCGTGGCCGGCTGCGACGGCTTCCACGGCATCAGCCGTCCGGCCATCCCCGGCGACCGCATCGACAGCTACGGCAGGGACTATCCCTTCGCCTGGCTCGGCATCCTGGCCGAGGCGGCCCCGGCCTCGCATGAAGTGATCTACGCCCACCACGAACGCGGCTTCGCGCTGCAAAGCATGCGCTCGCCCACGGTCAGCCGCCTGTACCTGCAATGCCCGGTGGACGACGACGTCGAGCAGTGGTCCGACGACCGCATCTGGTCGGAACTGCACGCGCGCTTCGCCACCCATGACGGCTTCCGCCTGAACGAAGGCCGCATCGTGCAGAAATCGCTGACGCCCATGCGCAGCTTCGTGGCCGCGCCGATGCGCCACGGCCGGCTGATGCTGGCGGGAGACGCCGCGCACATCGTTCCACCCACGGGCGCCAAGGGATTGAACAGCGCGGTGGGCGACGTGCGCGTCATGGCGGCGGCGCTGGAGGCCTATTACCGCCACGGCGACGGCGACCTGCTCGAACGGTACTCCGAGATCGCCCTGCGCCGGGTATGGAAGACCCAGCGCTTCGCCGCCTCGCTATGCACGCTGCTGCACCGCTTCCACGACGAGCCGCGCTTCCACATGCGGATGCAGCTTGCCGAACTCGAACAGATCGTCGAAGACCCGCGTGCCGCGGAATTGTTCGCGCGCAACTACACGGGCCTGCCCTTCGACGTCTGA
- a CDS encoding pirin family protein, whose translation MTAENSGIERIESRTAQIGGGISVDRVLPVRQRRRIGAWCFLDHAGPARFEPGQGMLVEAHPHIGLQTFTWLIEGEALHRDSLGNEQVLRPGQVNLMTAGIGISHTEESLADQRVLHAAQLWIALPPGKQEIPPAFDHYPDLPRWSEGGVDFTLLAGSHVGRTAPTRVHTPLVGMDLQSPADASVRLALEPGFEHGLLVLEGAAQVDGQRFATNELAYLPKGRTELALSTGAGSRLLLIGGEPPTDDITIWWNFVGSKSAIAQAQRDWEAGSARFGSVRGYENRRLVAPPVPW comes from the coding sequence ATGACCGCCGAGAATTCAGGTATCGAACGCATCGAGTCGCGCACGGCGCAGATCGGGGGCGGCATCAGCGTGGACCGGGTGCTGCCCGTACGGCAGCGCCGGCGCATCGGGGCCTGGTGTTTCCTGGACCATGCCGGCCCGGCCCGGTTCGAGCCCGGCCAGGGGATGCTGGTCGAGGCACACCCCCACATCGGCCTGCAGACCTTCACCTGGCTGATCGAGGGCGAGGCCCTGCATCGCGACAGCCTGGGCAACGAGCAAGTTCTGCGCCCGGGCCAGGTCAACCTGATGACGGCCGGCATCGGCATCAGCCATACCGAGGAATCCCTGGCCGACCAGCGCGTGCTGCACGCGGCGCAGTTGTGGATCGCGCTGCCTCCCGGCAAGCAGGAAATTCCCCCGGCGTTCGACCACTATCCCGACCTGCCACGCTGGTCGGAAGGCGGCGTGGACTTCACCCTGCTGGCCGGCTCCCATGTGGGACGCACCGCGCCGACCCGCGTCCATACGCCGCTGGTCGGCATGGACCTGCAAAGCCCGGCCGATGCTTCGGTGCGCCTGGCGCTCGAGCCCGGCTTCGAACACGGCCTGCTGGTGCTGGAAGGCGCGGCGCAGGTCGACGGCCAGCGCTTCGCCACGAACGAGCTCGCCTACCTTCCCAAGGGGCGGACGGAACTGGCCCTGTCCACGGGAGCCGGCAGCCGCCTGCTGCTGATCGGCGGCGAACCGCCCACCGACGACATCACCATCTGGTGGAACTTCGTCGGCAGCAAGTCGGCCATCGCCCAGGCGCAGCGCGACTGGGAAGCGGGCAGCGCGCGCTTCGGCTCGGTCCGGGGCTACGAGAACCGGCGCCTGGTCGCGCCGCCCGTGCCCTGGTAG
- a CDS encoding class III extradiol dioxygenase family protein, whose product MARIVAGIGSSHVPSIGRAFDLGKQQDPAWKPLFDGYLPVKDWLENEVRADAVIFVYNDHGSDFGLDRCPTFALGTADSYPLADEGFGQRPLPAVRGDADLSWHLANALIADEFDLTVCQEMAVDHGLLVPLPLLWSYQPDWNIKVVPLVVNVIQHPLPTARRCLRLGQALRRAVESYPADARVAIVGTGGMSHQLHGERFGHLDEAFDRRWLDLIESDPASLAAMSHEDIMQPAGAEAVELIMWLIMRGAMTPRVRRLHKNYYAPMTSGMGLITFVDAEEETS is encoded by the coding sequence ATGGCACGCATCGTGGCAGGCATAGGCAGTTCGCACGTTCCGTCCATCGGACGCGCCTTCGACCTGGGCAAGCAGCAGGACCCGGCATGGAAGCCGCTTTTCGACGGCTATCTGCCGGTCAAGGACTGGCTGGAGAACGAAGTACGCGCCGACGCCGTGATCTTCGTCTACAACGACCACGGCTCGGACTTCGGCCTGGACCGCTGCCCCACCTTCGCGCTGGGCACGGCCGACAGCTATCCGCTGGCCGACGAAGGCTTCGGCCAGCGGCCGCTGCCCGCCGTCAGGGGTGACGCGGACCTGTCCTGGCACCTGGCCAATGCCCTGATCGCCGACGAATTCGACCTGACGGTATGTCAGGAAATGGCGGTGGACCACGGCCTGCTCGTGCCTCTGCCGCTGCTGTGGTCCTACCAGCCCGACTGGAACATCAAGGTCGTGCCGCTGGTCGTCAACGTGATCCAGCATCCGCTGCCCACCGCTCGCCGCTGCCTGCGGCTGGGCCAGGCCCTGCGCCGCGCCGTCGAAAGCTACCCCGCCGACGCACGCGTGGCGATCGTCGGCACCGGCGGCATGTCGCACCAGTTGCACGGGGAACGCTTCGGCCATCTGGACGAAGCCTTCGACCGGAGATGGCTGGACCTGATCGAGTCCGACCCCGCGTCGCTCGCGGCCATGAGCCACGAGGACATCATGCAGCCGGCCGGGGCCGAGGCGGTCGAGCTGATCATGTGGCTGATCATGCGCGGCGCGATGACGCCGCGGGTCCGGCGGCTGCACAAGAACTACTACGCCCCGATGACCAGCGGCATGGGGCTGATCACTTTCGTGGACGCCGAGGAGGAGACCTCATGA
- a CDS encoding nucleotide pyrophosphohydrolase, which translates to MSDFDQIRRAVRRFTEERNWDQFHSPKNLAMALSGEAGELVSIFQWMTEEESKELNPIKLAEAADEIADVQLYLVALADKLDIDIGQAVERKMLKNAIKYPPQAFYGSSRKYNESDET; encoded by the coding sequence GTGTCCGACTTCGACCAGATCAGGCGCGCCGTCCGGCGCTTCACCGAAGAACGCAACTGGGACCAGTTCCACTCCCCCAAGAACCTCGCCATGGCGCTGAGCGGCGAAGCAGGCGAACTCGTCTCCATCTTCCAGTGGATGACCGAGGAAGAATCCAAGGAACTCAATCCCATCAAGCTGGCCGAGGCCGCCGACGAAATCGCCGACGTGCAGCTCTACCTGGTCGCGCTGGCCGACAAGCTGGACATCGACATCGGCCAGGCGGTGGAGCGCAAGATGCTGAAGAACGCGATCAAGTATCCGCCCCAGGCGTTCTACGGCAGCTCCCGCAAGTACAACGAAAGCGACGAGACCTGA
- a CDS encoding tripartite tricarboxylate transporter substrate binding protein gives MIRLTPPACLLALAVTTAAAPCATAQPAYPGGPVRMLSGSPPGAPSDIIARSLAEQLAASFGQTFTVENRPGAGLNLAPGEMLRARPDGHVLLVGADTVVTVNPLVYKKLSFDARRDMVPVSMVATFNQVLVCHPGVKVDRASQLVELAGKKRLTYASGGNGTPGHLAGAMFLRATGADIQHVAYRGPGPALTDVLGGQVDCGWLAGPTVLPHIKTGRLTALAVSTAIRSPSLPEVPTLAQATGVDGLDATFKQYVWVHKDTPPASIAVLQEAVARAMKHPAIIARLTELDMVTAGTPSAEAAAMLKADTARWEPIVRSLDLQLD, from the coding sequence ATGATCCGCCTTACCCCGCCGGCATGCCTGCTGGCCCTTGCAGTAACGACCGCGGCCGCGCCCTGCGCAACCGCGCAACCCGCCTATCCCGGCGGGCCGGTCCGCATGCTGTCCGGCTCCCCGCCGGGCGCGCCGTCGGACATCATCGCCCGGTCCCTGGCCGAACAGTTGGCCGCCTCGTTCGGCCAGACCTTCACGGTCGAGAACCGGCCGGGGGCTGGCCTGAATCTCGCGCCCGGCGAGATGCTGCGGGCCCGGCCCGATGGGCACGTGCTGCTGGTCGGCGCCGACACGGTCGTCACCGTGAACCCGCTGGTCTACAAGAAACTCAGCTTCGATGCGCGCCGCGACATGGTGCCCGTATCCATGGTGGCCACCTTCAACCAGGTGCTGGTCTGCCATCCGGGCGTGAAGGTCGACCGCGCCAGCCAGCTGGTGGAGCTGGCCGGGAAGAAGCGGCTGACCTATGCCTCGGGCGGCAACGGCACGCCCGGACACCTGGCCGGCGCCATGTTCCTGCGCGCCACGGGCGCCGACATCCAGCATGTGGCCTATCGCGGCCCCGGCCCCGCGCTGACCGACGTGCTGGGCGGCCAGGTCGATTGCGGCTGGCTGGCGGGTCCGACCGTGCTGCCCCACATCAAGACCGGCAGGCTGACGGCGCTTGCGGTGTCCACCGCGATCCGGTCGCCCAGCCTTCCCGAGGTGCCCACGCTCGCCCAGGCCACGGGCGTGGATGGCCTGGACGCGACGTTCAAGCAGTACGTGTGGGTGCACAAGGACACGCCGCCCGCCAGCATCGCGGTCCTGCAGGAGGCGGTCGCCCGCGCGATGAAACACCCGGCCATCATCGCCCGGTTGACCGAACTCGACATGGTGACCGCCGGCACCCCGTCGGCCGAGGCCGCCGCGATGCTCAAGGCCGATACGGCACGCTGGGAGCCCATCGTCCGCAGCCTGGACCTCCAGCTGGATTGA